A window of the Calditrichia bacterium genome harbors these coding sequences:
- a CDS encoding GlsB/YeaQ/YmgE family stress response membrane protein, with translation MGLVFGFLLICLAIWWFDGQISIVSRAEDSGNFFVGMIGAMIGGFLFRGVDLTVRGVMFSILAIGTAISFIESHQIKNLSRTIRVI, from the coding sequence ATGGGTTTAGTATTTGGGTTTTTGTTGATATGTCTTGCTATATGGTGGTTTGATGGACAAATATCAATTGTCAGTAGAGCTGAAGATAGCGGAAACTTTTTTGTTGGGATGATAGGTGCCATGATCGGAGGTTTTTTGTTTCGAGGTGTTGATCTTACTGTAAGAGGGGTGATGTTCAGCATCTTAGCCATTGGCACTGCCATATCGTTCATAGAGTCTCATCAAATTAAGAACCTTTCACGAACAATCCGGGTGATCTAA